The segment ATATCACCGATATAGATTTCATCTGCAAAGGAAGCTAGGTAGTAGGCCGATTGGCTGTAAGACTGTGAGGTAGAAATAATCGGCTTACCAGTCTCTTTAAAGCGGTTTAGTGCCTGGCCAATTTCATCGAGCGAGGTGAAACTAGCTCCCATTCCCGATGGCAGCAATATCAGGCCTTTGACACGGTCGTCCTCCGCCGCCCGATCAATCGTATCGATGACGTCAAATAGCAGAATTTGTTGCGGTCCATCGTCTTGTAGCTGGGCTAGGATTTCATCGGAGACAATCTCCTGCTCTACGATTAGTCCATTTAAGGACAAACGGACCACGCCCTGATCCTCAATGGTTTCAAGCTCATCCTGTTGGCTGGACGCAACCACGATGATAATCAAGACGCCGAAGAACAAAACGTTCAACAGGATAATTCGGGAAATATTGAACGCCTTTCCTAGCGCAAGTAGAAATTGTTTCATTCGATGAAATTCCTAGTCCTTGTGATTTGATGATTCAGCTTGATCTGCAATCGCCAGCGCTCTCGCTCTGAACATGGCACTGTTGAAAAGTATGACACAGCAAGCCAACGCTGCAAAATCCCAGAGTGTTGAGGCCGGTGAAAAGCTGCCTAATGTTGCGCCTACAAAGTAGCCGAGTAATAGAAAGCATAGCCATATGAGTAGGCGCGGAGTCTCGTTGCTGATAGCTCTGTATAATAGCAACAGTGGCGCAACTCTTACTATCGCGACAATCCACTGAGTAGTGAGGGTCAGGTCCGAACTAAAGGTATCGGCAATTTGGGTGAAGATTAGCAGCAGATAAAAGCAGACTATGACGCGGGGGTGAATTAGATACTTCATTATAGGCTTCTCTCTAATCGTTGAGCGAGTTGTCCAAGGCGCTTTCCGTAAGCGCGGGCAATGGCAATTTCATCTGCCGTTAACGTAGTTGTTCCTTGCGAACCACTGACGTGAGACGGGCCGTAAGGCGTTCCTCCAGTGGAAGTTTGTCCGAGCTCTGCCACGCTGTAGGGGACGCCTGCCCAAATCATACCGTGATGAAGAAGTGGGATAGCCATGCTCATGAGAGTTGTTTCTTGTCCTCCATGAAGGCTTGCCGAGCTAGTAAAAACGCCGAAGGGTTTATCAATCAGATCACCGCTGAGCCAGAGGTCAGAACTCCCATCGATAAAATATTTTAATGCCGCCGCCATATTGCCAAATCGGGTTGGGCTACCCAGTGCTAGGGCACTACAATCGCGGAGGTCCTGGTACTCGCAGTAGAGGTCTCCCTCATCGGGGACCGGCGAGCTCGTTGCCTCGGTGGTTGAGCTGACAGCTGGAACGGTACGAACGCGCGCGCTCATACCACTTGCTTCAATACCAAGTGCTATTTGCTCGGCAAGCGCTTTGACGGACCCACCAACCGAGTAATAGAGCACGAGAATGAAGGAGCTACTCACTTAAATAACTCCAAGACCTGCTCAGGGGGGCGACCAATCATTGCTCGCCCATTATGGCTAACAATTGGGCGTTCTATCAAAATTGGGTTCTCGACCATCGCCGCCAATAATTCGGCATCAGCGGTATCTGCCGATAAGCCAAGCGACTTATAGATTGCTTCGCCCTTGCGAAGTAGTTGATGAGCTGAGTAACCAAGTTGGTTGAGCAGGTCTGATAATTGCTCCCTGGACGGCGGTGTGTCCAAGTAACGAACGACATTGACGTTGATTCCTTCATTGGTGAGGAGTTCTAGAGTCTGTCGTGACTTTGAGCATCGCGGATTGTGGTATATGGTTGTCATAATGACCTAATAACCTAGTGTGAACTGTTAATGGAAAAAGTTGCTGACACAATTATAACCACAACACGCGAGCGTATGCTTGAATTCATCCGTTTCTGTCGGTTTGTACTAAGAAGATTCGTTGATGACGGCTGTGCGCACGCCGCGGCGGCCTTAACCTATACTTCGCTATTTGCGATTGTTCCCACCTTGACGGTGATGGTGACCATCATTGCCATCGTACCGGCCTTTGAGCCAGCTCTGCAGCAAGCGCAGGAACTTCTTTTAAATCACCTAGTTCCCTCGAGCTCCGATACGGTGCAATCCGCGCTGGTTGGATTCACTAACGAAGCAAAGAAGCTTACTGGATTCAGCGTTCTGCTGTTAATCGTGACCGTTGTATTGCTCCTGAATACCATTGAGGATGCTTTTAACCGTATTTGGGGTATTAAACAACGGCGAAAGTTGCGCCCCAAGCTGATGCTGTATTGGACCTTGATAAGTCTAGGGCCAATCTTCCTAGCGTCAGCGGCGGCTGCATCGGCGGCGTTGGCTCAATCGGAGTATATTAGTTGGCTGGATGCCGAGCACCTAAATTGGCTGCTGACGCCGCTTCCTTGGGTGTTTAATTGCCTATTGTTTTCAATGCTGCTTGCCTATGTCCCTAATTGTTACGTTCCTGCGCGCGACGCTATTTTAGGCGGTATGGTAACGGCTTCATTATTCATGGTGGCGCAGAATGTTTTTTCAGTTGGTGCTTTCAGCCCCAATTATTCGGCAATCTATGGCACCTTTGCTGCAGTGCCGCTATTCCTCCTATGGATTTATGCGTCATGGATAGTGGTCCTATTTGGCGCCAACTTGACTCGCTGTTTACCCCGTTATCACACCACCAACAGGACTTCTAGCAGCAGGCTGATGGTGGCGATTGCGGTGCTTCGATGGCTATGGGCGAACCATGCGCAGGGCTATCGACTCTCGGAGCGGCAGTGGATAGGCGGAAAGATTAAATCGCTGCCACTAGAGTCTCATGCGGACTGGTTGGCATTGCGACATCGGCTGGTTGCGGAGCGGATTTTATTGGTCAATGATGAAGACGAGCTAGCGTTAGGTAGGGATTTAACACGGTATAGTATTGGCGACTTCCTTCGTATACTGGAACCAAATGTGCTGATGGACGATACGTTACGACGCACTCGCGACAAACTTCCCGCTACCGTAAGCGCGTCATTGAAAGGTCTTCAAGGCGATGCAGAGGTAGTACTGAAGCAGCCACTTAGTGTGTGGCTCGAGAAAGGTTAATTAATGCGTTTGATAGTTATTATGGTCACGTTGATGTCATTGTCGGCGTGCGCAGAGAAGCCGATTTCTCTGCAATTACTACCCTCTGGTTCGCACGCCATGACTAATGACACTGGCGAGTACACGGTACTAAATTACTGGGCAATATGGTGTGCACCCTGCCGCAGGGAAATCCCAGAGCTGAACGAATTCGACCACCTCAGTGCCGATGTTACTGTAGTAGGTGTGAACTGGGATCGAGATGACGCAGACACCACGCTAGAGTACATGGAACGTATGGGAATCGAATTTCCGGTCACTGACGGCGATCCACTCCAGCAACTCGCCATTATTCGTCCCGAAATTCTGCCAACTACTTTCGTGTTTGACGCTAATGGTCGCTTAGTGGCTACCTTGGTTGGCGAGCAGGACGGGCAATCAATCCGCGCGGCGATTGAGTCAGCTGAGCACAGCGGAACTTAATAATTTACCTCGAAGGATTGACGTCACGCGGTTGAATTATCAGCTAAGCTCAAGAAACTATATTGAGTAGAGCGCCTATGAAAAATTATCGACAGCCCTTCAATGTTCGTTTTTGGACCGTGGCGGTCACTGCACATATCGCGGTGATCGCGGCCTCTAACTATCTGATTCAAATCCCCATTGAGTTTGGTGGTCACTACACTACTTGGGCGGCATTTACTTTTCCTATTCTCTATCTGCTATCGGATTTGACGGTTCGCCTACAGGGGTGGAATCTAGCAAAATGGGTGGTCTTGATGTCGATGTTCCCAGCATTGCTGTTGAGCTATGTGTTTGGAATGGTGTTTGAACACGGCGAGTTTCAAAACTGGGACGCGCTACTTAGCTTTGATTCCTTTGTCGCGCGAATAGCTTTCGCCAGTCTAATTGCCTACGCATTTGGTCAGCT is part of the Umboniibacter marinipuniceus genome and harbors:
- a CDS encoding 7-cyano-7-deazaguanine/7-aminomethyl-7-deazaguanine transporter is translated as MKNYRQPFNVRFWTVAVTAHIAVIAASNYLIQIPIEFGGHYTTWAAFTFPILYLLSDLTVRLQGWNLAKWVVLMSMFPALLLSYVFGMVFEHGEFQNWDALLSFDSFVARIAFASLIAYAFGQLLDIKVFDKLRRRGSWWVAPTGSSLLGNAVDTTVFFTVAFYASTDPTMGAHWVEIGIIDYLTKIAFTLVVYIPIYGILVRSLSRKMATDTE
- a CDS encoding DUF2069 domain-containing protein yields the protein MKYLIHPRVIVCFYLLLIFTQIADTFSSDLTLTTQWIVAIVRVAPLLLLYRAISNETPRLLIWLCFLLLGYFVGATLGSFSPASTLWDFAALACCVILFNSAMFRARALAIADQAESSNHKD
- the wrbA gene encoding NAD(P)H:quinone oxidoreductase; translation: MSSSFILVLYYSVGGSVKALAEQIALGIEASGMSARVRTVPAVSSTTEATSSPVPDEGDLYCEYQDLRDCSALALGSPTRFGNMAAALKYFIDGSSDLWLSGDLIDKPFGVFTSSASLHGGQETTLMSMAIPLLHHGMIWAGVPYSVAELGQTSTGGTPYGPSHVSGSQGTTTLTADEIAIARAYGKRLGQLAQRLERSL
- a CDS encoding YihY family inner membrane protein, translated to MEKVADTIITTTRERMLEFIRFCRFVLRRFVDDGCAHAAAALTYTSLFAIVPTLTVMVTIIAIVPAFEPALQQAQELLLNHLVPSSSDTVQSALVGFTNEAKKLTGFSVLLLIVTVVLLLNTIEDAFNRIWGIKQRRKLRPKLMLYWTLISLGPIFLASAAAASAALAQSEYISWLDAEHLNWLLTPLPWVFNCLLFSMLLAYVPNCYVPARDAILGGMVTASLFMVAQNVFSVGAFSPNYSAIYGTFAAVPLFLLWIYASWIVVLFGANLTRCLPRYHTTNRTSSSRLMVAIAVLRWLWANHAQGYRLSERQWIGGKIKSLPLESHADWLALRHRLVAERILLVNDEDELALGRDLTRYSIGDFLRILEPNVLMDDTLRRTRDKLPATVSASLKGLQGDAEVVLKQPLSVWLEKG
- the arsC gene encoding arsenate reductase (glutaredoxin) (This arsenate reductase requires both glutathione and glutaredoxin to convert arsenate to arsenite, after which the efflux transporter formed by ArsA and ArsB can extrude the arsenite from the cell, providing resistance.) yields the protein MTTIYHNPRCSKSRQTLELLTNEGINVNVVRYLDTPPSREQLSDLLNQLGYSAHQLLRKGEAIYKSLGLSADTADAELLAAMVENPILIERPIVSHNGRAMIGRPPEQVLELFK
- a CDS encoding TlpA family protein disulfide reductase is translated as MRLIVIMVTLMSLSACAEKPISLQLLPSGSHAMTNDTGEYTVLNYWAIWCAPCRREIPELNEFDHLSADVTVVGVNWDRDDADTTLEYMERMGIEFPVTDGDPLQQLAIIRPEILPTTFVFDANGRLVATLVGEQDGQSIRAAIESAEHSGT